The DNA segment ATATTCGCCGAATATCCTAGCGAATTGTAGCAAACCTGCTATGTGAAGTCAAGCGACGTAGCTTGAAATTCATTGAGCTTTATGCTAATCTTTAAACTGCATCTGGGGCTGTAGCTCAATTGGGAGAGTGCTTGACTGGCAGTCAAGAGGTAGAGGGTTCGAATCCCTCCAGCTCCACCATCATGGACAATAGAAAGAACCCCTGCCCGCTCGTGGATCGTTCCATTGGGTGGGAGGGGCATTGTGTATATTATAAGCACTTCCTTTCCCGTAACCCGCACCTCTTTCACGAAGCTGCGAATGAAGGCCTTCTGCTCCGACAGGGAACCTTGGGAAAGCAGACCTCGTATATCTTCAACATAGCGCATCACCATTTCCATATCAGCTAGTTGAATCCGCCGGTTAGTGAGCAGTTCCTCAATCTCACATCGGTCAGCCTCGACCTGAACGACATAGTGTGGCGTTCTGCTATGAAGGGATGAGTAGGTAGATCCTGTCAGCTATTGACAAGGTCAGCGTTTTCAGGGATGGCTTTTTGTTCAGTACAATAGGGTGATACCTTAGGCACCTGCTAAGTACATTCGCTCTGTGTATTCCTTCAGCATTCGCCTTGTGCCGAAAATGGTGACAGTTGAGCTGATCGCCTCTTTCGCGACGCTAATCCATCCATTGGGCACGCCGCTTCGATCCCGATCATAATAAAGCGGTACGATTTCCTCTTCGAGGAGACGGTAAAGAGCCTCTGCATCTGTTTTATCTTCCGCATCCGGGTTAGCCACTTCGGAACCGTCGCCGATTGCCCACCCGTTGTTACCGTTGTATCCCTCATACCACCAGCCGTCGCGGACGCTGAGGTGGGGGACGCCATTTAGCGCGGCCTTCATCCCACTGGTACCGCAGGCCTCATTGAGACGGCGCGGGGTATTCAACCAGACATCCACCCCCTGCGTCAGATAGTGAGCTATGTGCATATCATAGTCCTCGACAAAGGCTATACGCCCCTGAAAATCGGGGTCCGAGGCCAGCGTATATACTTGCTGAAGCAGCAGTTTCGATTGCACATCGGCCGGATGGGACTTGCCGGCGAATACTACCTGAACTGGCCGCCACTGATCTTTGACGATTCGCTTGAGGCGCTCCAAGTCCTTAAATATCAGCGCCGGCCGCTTATACTCAGCAAAGCGGCGGATAAAGCCGATGGTTAGACATTCCGGGTGAAGCAGGCCGCCCATTGCCGGCACCTGCTGGGCTGTCGGCTCAGCATGGGCCCAACATCTCTGGGCTCGCTCTAATATGATGCTCATGAGCTTGTTCTTCAGCGTCTGTCGGACTGCCCAGAACTCGTCGTTGGGAATATCCAGCATGCGCTGCCACAGCTCGGGGTCATCGCGTCTTTTCACCCAGTCCTGGCCGAGATGCTTTTCGTAGAGCTGAGCCAGCTCGGGGGCGATCCATGTGGGCATGTGAACCCCATTGGTCACATGTGAAATAGGTACACCGGCTTCCTGAGATTCGGGCCACAGCCCGTGCCACATCCTTCGCGCGACCTCTCCGTGAAGCTGACTAACAGCGTTGCGCCGATCGGCCATTCTTAAGGCAAGCGCAGTCATATTGAAGGCTTGGTCATCGGTGCTGCCCTCTCGTCCCAGCTTGAGGAATGCCTCACAGTCCATCTCCAGAAGTCCCCAGTAACTACGAAAGTACTTCTCCACAAGCTCGACTGGGAAAATATCGTGACCGGCAGGGAGTGGGGTATGGGTGGTAAAGACCGTGTTTACCCGTACCT comes from the Dehalococcoidia bacterium genome and includes:
- the glgP gene encoding alpha-glucan family phosphorylase; its protein translation is MKNESMLNKGSAPILPERIGRLSELAYNLWWGWHPHARDLFRTLDYPLWRMSSHNPVKQLHKIDPDRLQAAADDPDFINLYDSVMSAFDSDMTDGESWFTARYPERLSGAIAFFSAEFAIHNSLPIYAGGLGVLAGDICKEASDLGLPLVGVGLMYPQGYFCQHISPEGWQEEILRQLNFEEAPIDQVLSHHGKRPLAQVQLGERSVSIGVWVARVGRVNLYLLDTDIEENAPGDRKLANRLYSADQEVRIQQEIILGIGGVRVLRALGIEPAMWHANEGHTAFMMLERVREEVEKGATFTEATEKVRVNTVFTTHTPLPAGHDIFPVELVEKYFRSYWGLLEMDCEAFLKLGREGSTDDQAFNMTALALRMADRRNAVSQLHGEVARRMWHGLWPESQEAGVPISHVTNGVHMPTWIAPELAQLYEKHLGQDWVKRRDDPELWQRMLDIPNDEFWAVRQTLKNKLMSIILERAQRCWAHAEPTAQQVPAMGGLLHPECLTIGFIRRFAEYKRPALIFKDLERLKRIVKDQWRPVQVVFAGKSHPADVQSKLLLQQVYTLASDPDFQGRIAFVEDYDMHIAHYLTQGVDVWLNTPRRLNEACGTSGMKAALNGVPHLSVRDGWWYEGYNGNNGWAIGDGSEVANPDAEDKTDAEALYRLLEEEIVPLYYDRDRSGVPNGWISVAKEAISSTVTIFGTRRMLKEYTERMYLAGA